Proteins encoded within one genomic window of Oncorhynchus nerka isolate Pitt River linkage group LG17, Oner_Uvic_2.0, whole genome shotgun sequence:
- the LOC115144973 gene encoding ankyrin repeat domain-containing protein 29-like isoform X1: MSFKKETPLANAVFWAARKGNLALLQLLLNSGRVDADCRDSFRTTALMVASYNGHSDCARELIMQGADINLQRETGSTALFFASQQGHNEVVKLLFEFGASTEFQTKDGGTALSAACQYGHSKVVDTLLKNGANVHDQLHDGATPLFLASQEGHVTVIRQLLSSGAKVNHPREDGTAPLWMAAQMGHSEVVKVLLLRGADRDADRKDGSTALFKAAFKGHNSVIEELLKFSPSMGLLKNGSTVLHAAVMGGNHKSVNLLLGANADPTLPNKNNELPADLTKSDRILSALRPQILNGSS, translated from the exons ATGTCGTTCAAG AAGGAGACGCCCCTGGCTAATGCTGTGTTTTGGGCAGCTCGAAAGGGGAACTTGGCCCTGCTTCAGTTACTGCTCAACAGTGGCCGTGTAGATGCCGACTGCAGAGACAGT TTTCGCACCACAGCCCTGATGGTGGCGTCCTACAATGGCCACAGTGACTGTGCCAGGGAGCTGATCATGCAGGGAGCTGACATTAACCTGCAGAGAGAG ACAGGCTCCACTGCCCTCTTCTTCGCTTCCCAGCAGGGACACAATGAAGTAGTAAAGCTCCTCTTTGAATTTGGTGCCTCAACTGAATTCCAGACAAAG GACGGTGGCACAGCCCTCTCTGCAGCCTGTCAGTATGGCCACTCTAAGGTGGTAGACACTCTTTTGAAGAATGGAGCCAATGTTCATGACCAGCTGCAT GATGGTGCCACCCCACTCTTCCTTGCTTCCCAGGAGGGTCATGTGACTGTCATACGTCAACTGCTGTCATCTGGAGCCAAAGTTAACCACCCTAGGGAG gATGGCACAGCCCCCCTGTGGATGGCAGCCCAGATGGGACACAGTGAAGTAGTGAAGGTTTTACTTCTGCGTGGTGCAGATCGGGATGCTGACAGAAAA GACGGGTCAACTGCATTATTCAAGGCAGCTTTCAAAGGACACAACAGTGTCATTGAGGAGCTCCTCAAGTTTTCCCCTTCAATGGGCCTTCTCAAG AATGGTTCCACAGTCCTCCACGCTGCTGTCATGGGTGGCAATCATAAAAGTGTAAACCTTCTGCTCGGGGCCAATGCAGACCCCACACTACCCAACAAG AACAATGAACTGCCAGCAGATCTTACAAAGAGTGATCGCATCCTGAGTGCTCTGCGACCACAAATCTTAAATGGAAGTAGTTGA
- the LOC115144973 gene encoding ankyrin repeat domain-containing protein 29-like isoform X2, which yields MVASYNGHSDCARELIMQGADINLQRETGSTALFFASQQGHNEVVKLLFEFGASTEFQTKDGGTALSAACQYGHSKVVDTLLKNGANVHDQLHDGATPLFLASQEGHVTVIRQLLSSGAKVNHPREDGTAPLWMAAQMGHSEVVKVLLLRGADRDADRKDGSTALFKAAFKGHNSVIEELLKFSPSMGLLKNGSTVLHAAVMGGNHKSVNLLLGANADPTLPNKNNELPADLTKSDRILSALRPQILNGSS from the exons ATGGTGGCGTCCTACAATGGCCACAGTGACTGTGCCAGGGAGCTGATCATGCAGGGAGCTGACATTAACCTGCAGAGAGAG ACAGGCTCCACTGCCCTCTTCTTCGCTTCCCAGCAGGGACACAATGAAGTAGTAAAGCTCCTCTTTGAATTTGGTGCCTCAACTGAATTCCAGACAAAG GACGGTGGCACAGCCCTCTCTGCAGCCTGTCAGTATGGCCACTCTAAGGTGGTAGACACTCTTTTGAAGAATGGAGCCAATGTTCATGACCAGCTGCAT GATGGTGCCACCCCACTCTTCCTTGCTTCCCAGGAGGGTCATGTGACTGTCATACGTCAACTGCTGTCATCTGGAGCCAAAGTTAACCACCCTAGGGAG gATGGCACAGCCCCCCTGTGGATGGCAGCCCAGATGGGACACAGTGAAGTAGTGAAGGTTTTACTTCTGCGTGGTGCAGATCGGGATGCTGACAGAAAA GACGGGTCAACTGCATTATTCAAGGCAGCTTTCAAAGGACACAACAGTGTCATTGAGGAGCTCCTCAAGTTTTCCCCTTCAATGGGCCTTCTCAAG AATGGTTCCACAGTCCTCCACGCTGCTGTCATGGGTGGCAATCATAAAAGTGTAAACCTTCTGCTCGGGGCCAATGCAGACCCCACACTACCCAACAAG AACAATGAACTGCCAGCAGATCTTACAAAGAGTGATCGCATCCTGAGTGCTCTGCGACCACAAATCTTAAATGGAAGTAGTTGA
- the LOC115144974 gene encoding vacuolar protein sorting-associated protein 4B-like: MANNNLQKAIDLASKAAEEDKAKNYEEALRLYQHSIQYFLHVVKYEAQGDKAKQSIRAKCAEYLDRAEKLKEYLKKKDKAPPAKPVKESGSDDKGNDSDEGEGDPEKKKFKNQLSGAIVMEKPNIKWNDVAGLEGAKEALKEAVILPIKFPHLFTGKRTPWRGILLFGPPGTGKSYLAKAVATEANNSTFFSISSSDLVSKWLGESEKLVKNLFSLARENRPSIIFIDEIDSLCGSRSENESEAARRIKTEFLVQMQGVGNDNEGVLVLGATNIPWTLDSAIRRRFEKRIYIPLPEGQARSFMFKLHLGSTPNELTESDYVTLGKKTEGYSGADISVIVRDALMQPVRKVQSATHFKRVQGSSWNHPNLVVDDLLTPCSPGDPDAIEMTWMDVNGEKLMEPIVCMADMLRSLHNTKPTVNEQDLDKLKKFTEDFGQEG; the protein is encoded by the exons ATGGCTAATAACAATTTACAG AAAGCAATAGATCTTGCAAGCAAGGCTGCAGAAGAGGATAAGGCTAAAAACTACGAGGAAGCTCTCCGGTTGTACCAGCATTCCATTCAATACTTCCTTCATGTTGTTAAAT ATGAGGCCCAGGGAGACAAGGCCAAGCAGAGCATCAGGGCAAAGTGTGCAGAGTACCTGGACCGAGCAGAGAAGCTGAAGGAATACTTGAAGAAGAAGGATAAGGCCCCTCCAGCCAAGCCTGTCAAGGAGTCTGGCTCTGATGACAAAGG GAATGACAGTGATGAAGGTGAAGGTGACCCAGAGAAAAAGAAGTTTAAAAATCAACTCTCAG GGGCCATCGTCATGGAAAAGCCAAACATCAAGTGGAATGATGTAGCTGGGCTTGAGGGTGCAAAGGAGGCCCTTAAAGAAGCTGTCATCTTGCCCATCAAATTCCCTCACCTCTTCACCG GAAAGCGAACTCCATGGAGAGGGATCCTGCTGTTTGGCCCTCCTGGTACAGGGAAGTCTTATCTGGCCAAGGCTGTGGCCACAGAAGCCAACAACTCTACCTtcttctctatctcctcctctgacctgGTGTCCAAGTGGCTGGGGGAGAGTGAAAA GTTGGTGAAGAACCTGTTCAGCCTGGCCAGGGAGAACAGGCCCTCCATCATCTTCATCGACGAGATAGACTCTCTGTGTGGCTCCAGGAGTGAGAACGAGAGTGAAGCAGCCCGCCGCATCAAGACTGAGTTCCTGGTCCAGATGCAGG gTGTTGGAAATGATAATGAGGGAGTCCTGGTTCTAGGAGCCACAAACATCCCCTGGACACTGGACTCTGCTATTAGGAGAAG GTTTGAGAAGCGGATCTATATCCCTCTGCCTGAGGGGCAAGCCCGCTCCTTCATGTTCAAGCTGCATCTGGGCTCCACCCCCAATGAGCTCACTGAATCAGACTATGTGACGCTGGGTAAGAAGACGGAAGGCTACTCTGGAGCAGACATCAGCGTCATCGTGAGGGACGCCCTCATGCAGCCAGTCAGGAAGGTGCAGTCGGCCACTCACTTCAAACGG GTCCAAGGGTCATCATGGAACCATCCCAACCTCGTGGTAGACGATCTCCTGACCCCATGCTCACCAGGAGATCCAGACGCCATAGAGATGACCTGGATGGATGTTAATGGGGAGAAACTCATGGAGCCCATTGTTTGCATG GCTGATATGCTGAGGTCACTGCACAACACCAAGCCAACTGTGAACGAGCAGGACTTGGACAAACTCAAGAAGTTCACAGAGGACTTTGGTCAGGAAGGCTAA